A window from Fibrobacterota bacterium encodes these proteins:
- a CDS encoding MCP four helix bundle domain-containing protein, giving the protein MGFSAVLVIASALGAFAYSRLIKIGGNASFITTDCMPGVFLAEEIQKKAQTLLLLPAKHILAQDKADMEAIEEQTRVLKGDIDKILKDYEATITTQEDRDLFAKIAPARERFINIRNQSVLPASRLGKKAEAQAAFKSQLEPAFVEYAKACQAVVDMNKRNADEAGVSIMGAVSAAKSGILFGLLAALSVGAAIGIFLSRSISSALSQVITTLSSGSEQVASASNQVSQSSQQMAEGASEQASSLEETSASLEEMSSMTKQNSENSRQANAMALETRSAVERSREAMTRMGDAINKIKGSSDQTAKIIKTIDEIAFQTNLLALNAAVEAARAGDAGKGFAVVAEEVRNIAQRSAEAAKNTAALIEESQQNANNGVAVSSEVGGILSQIVESVQKLAHLIGEVSAASDEQSKGIEQIGTAVTQMDKLTQSNAANAEESASASEELAAQAKELGDMVQVLVGIVKGAGAQNASSQGLASASYAASRLPRAAAPMAASHQSAKPALKPRGDWAAVGHGKPAPARSNGKPSHAVAANGHSVRPEQVIPMDDADLKDF; this is encoded by the coding sequence TTGGGGTTCTCTGCGGTCCTGGTGATCGCGTCGGCGCTGGGCGCGTTCGCTTATAGTCGCCTGATCAAGATCGGCGGCAACGCCAGCTTCATCACGACGGATTGCATGCCGGGGGTTTTCCTGGCGGAAGAGATACAAAAGAAGGCCCAGACGCTTCTTCTCCTGCCTGCCAAGCATATCCTCGCCCAGGATAAGGCGGACATGGAAGCCATCGAGGAGCAGACCCGGGTACTGAAGGGTGATATCGACAAAATCCTGAAAGATTACGAAGCGACCATCACGACCCAGGAAGACCGCGACCTCTTCGCGAAAATAGCCCCGGCCCGGGAACGCTTCATCAACATCCGGAACCAATCGGTACTTCCGGCGAGCCGACTTGGGAAGAAGGCCGAGGCCCAGGCCGCCTTCAAGAGCCAGCTCGAACCCGCTTTCGTGGAATACGCAAAAGCCTGCCAGGCCGTCGTCGACATGAATAAGCGGAACGCGGACGAAGCCGGCGTTTCGATCATGGGAGCCGTCTCCGCGGCCAAATCGGGCATCCTGTTCGGACTGCTGGCCGCCTTATCCGTAGGCGCGGCCATCGGAATCTTCCTCAGCCGGTCCATTTCCTCGGCCTTGAGCCAGGTCATCACCACGCTCTCCTCGGGCAGCGAACAGGTGGCTTCGGCCTCCAACCAGGTGAGCCAGTCCAGCCAGCAGATGGCCGAAGGCGCCAGCGAACAGGCCTCATCCCTGGAAGAGACCTCCGCATCCCTGGAAGAGATGTCCTCCATGACCAAGCAGAACAGCGAGAACTCCCGCCAGGCCAATGCCATGGCGCTGGAGACCCGTAGCGCGGTGGAGCGCAGCCGCGAAGCCATGACGCGCATGGGAGATGCCATCAACAAGATCAAGGGGTCGTCCGATCAGACGGCGAAGATCATCAAGACCATCGACGAGATCGCCTTCCAGACCAATCTCTTGGCCTTGAACGCGGCGGTGGAAGCGGCGCGGGCCGGCGACGCGGGAAAAGGATTCGCGGTGGTGGCCGAAGAAGTGCGCAACATCGCCCAGCGTAGCGCCGAGGCGGCCAAGAATACCGCCGCCCTCATCGAGGAAAGCCAGCAGAACGCCAATAACGGCGTGGCGGTCTCCAGCGAGGTGGGGGGAATTTTGTCCCAAATCGTGGAAAGCGTGCAGAAACTGGCCCATCTCATCGGCGAGGTGTCGGCGGCGAGCGATGAGCAAAGCAAAGGCATCGAGCAAATCGGCACGGCGGTGACGCAGATGGATAAGCTGACCCAATCGAATGCGGCCAACGCGGAAGAGTCGGCCAGCGCCAGCGAGGAATTGGCCGCCCAGGCCAAGGAGCTGGGGGACATGGTACAGGTATTGGTGGGCATCGTGAAGGGCGCGGGCGCGCAGAACGCTAGCTCGCAAGGCCTGGCTTCCGCCTCTTATGCCGCCTCCAGGCTGCCGCGGGCCGCAGCGCCCATGGCCGCGTCCCACCAAAGCGCGAAGCCCGCACTGAAGCCGCGCGGCGACTGGGCGGCGGTCGGGCACGGTAAGCCCGCCCCCGCGCGGTCCAATGGGAAACCGTCCCATGCGGTCGCAGCCAACGGGCACTCGGTCCGACCGGAGCAGGTCATTCCCATGGATGACGCGGATTTGAAGGACTTCTGA
- a CDS encoding chemotaxis protein CheA has protein sequence MSGDCRDMVAALAEALVLAEISDLQALSGLHVRFKAIGDNTDGEYFREAASVCGLAQAAIERVIMAETKDAGAEMDLIGRSVVCLQGLLCEGRAPGELPMPADPSGNATAAKPDADSMQEADLLEADAGLTADFVRESLEHLENADVLLMALESDPSDKEAINGLFRAFHTIKGVAGFIGFKTIQTFAHGTENLLDLVRMGTLAMDTRIIDVAFAAVDVLRRRVQWAAARGGQAAPREMEVELRAMRDRVEAAAEGRPDSAPTPALPPAEPGMRLGEILVAGGAVPPEALEDALRAQEDARLRPLGETLVRESHIPAQEVGLALRSQKLARDTQVSQVAAVKETVKVEAERLDRLLDAIGELVIAETMIFQSRELKDMGSPSLAKQMVALDKITRELQKMGTSLRMVPIRPVFQKMAKLARDLAKKSGKNVEFTCFGDETELDKTVVDKIGDPLVHMVRNSVDHGIEPDAAARKAAGKPEQAKVILRAFQKGGSVCIQIQDDGRGLNREAILRKARERGLIADEGATLSDPEVWAFIFEAGFSTAAQVTEVSGRGVGMDVVRRNIEELRGRIDIDSRAGEGTIFSIWLPLTMAIIDGMIVKVRGQRLIFPTLSILRIVPLRPEETRAFLERGEMVLMQGELIPIFNLAEYVPGGHTGAGERALAVIVECGARKAGLLVDELLGQQQVVVKGLGESLKHLPGISGGAILSDGTVGMILDVDGLLQSLKAAPAAA, from the coding sequence TTGAGCGGCGATTGCCGGGACATGGTGGCCGCCTTGGCGGAAGCCCTGGTTCTCGCCGAAATCAGCGATCTCCAGGCGCTGAGCGGTCTCCACGTTCGCTTTAAGGCCATCGGGGATAATACTGATGGCGAGTACTTCCGCGAAGCCGCCTCGGTATGCGGGCTGGCCCAAGCCGCGATCGAGCGCGTCATCATGGCGGAAACCAAGGACGCCGGGGCCGAGATGGATCTCATCGGCCGGAGCGTCGTTTGCCTGCAGGGGTTGCTTTGCGAAGGCCGGGCTCCCGGCGAGCTTCCCATGCCCGCGGATCCCTCCGGAAACGCGACGGCCGCCAAACCGGACGCGGACTCGATGCAGGAGGCCGATCTCTTGGAAGCGGACGCCGGGCTCACCGCCGATTTCGTCCGCGAATCGCTTGAGCATTTGGAGAACGCCGACGTCCTCTTGATGGCCTTGGAATCGGATCCGTCCGATAAGGAGGCCATCAACGGGCTGTTCCGGGCGTTCCATACCATCAAGGGCGTAGCCGGATTCATCGGATTCAAGACCATCCAGACCTTCGCCCATGGAACCGAGAACCTTCTCGACCTGGTCCGTATGGGGACCTTGGCGATGGACACGCGCATTATCGACGTCGCGTTCGCGGCGGTGGACGTGTTGCGCAGGCGCGTGCAATGGGCAGCCGCGCGCGGCGGCCAGGCCGCGCCCCGCGAAATGGAAGTCGAGTTGCGCGCGATGCGGGATCGCGTGGAAGCGGCGGCCGAAGGCCGGCCCGATAGCGCGCCTACGCCGGCATTGCCGCCCGCCGAACCCGGGATGCGGCTGGGAGAGATCCTGGTGGCGGGAGGCGCCGTGCCCCCGGAAGCCCTGGAAGACGCCTTACGGGCGCAAGAAGATGCGAGGCTGCGGCCGCTAGGCGAAACCCTCGTGCGGGAATCCCATATCCCCGCCCAGGAAGTGGGCCTGGCCCTGCGCAGCCAGAAGTTGGCCCGCGATACCCAGGTTTCGCAGGTCGCCGCGGTAAAGGAAACCGTCAAGGTGGAGGCGGAGCGCCTCGACCGCCTGCTCGACGCCATCGGCGAATTGGTGATCGCCGAGACCATGATTTTCCAATCGCGTGAGCTCAAGGACATGGGCAGCCCCTCCCTGGCCAAGCAAATGGTGGCGCTGGACAAGATCACCCGCGAACTGCAGAAGATGGGGACCTCGCTACGGATGGTTCCCATCCGCCCCGTATTCCAGAAGATGGCCAAGCTGGCGCGGGACCTGGCGAAGAAGTCGGGGAAGAACGTGGAGTTCACATGCTTCGGCGACGAGACGGAGTTGGACAAGACCGTGGTCGATAAGATCGGCGACCCCCTGGTGCACATGGTCCGCAATTCGGTCGATCACGGGATCGAGCCAGATGCCGCCGCACGCAAAGCCGCCGGCAAACCCGAACAGGCCAAGGTGATCCTGCGCGCCTTCCAAAAGGGCGGCAGCGTTTGCATCCAGATCCAGGACGACGGCCGGGGCCTCAACCGCGAGGCGATCCTGCGTAAAGCGCGCGAACGGGGGCTCATCGCCGACGAAGGCGCGACGCTCTCCGACCCGGAAGTCTGGGCCTTCATCTTCGAGGCCGGATTCTCCACGGCGGCCCAGGTGACCGAGGTTTCGGGCCGGGGCGTGGGCATGGACGTGGTGCGCCGTAACATCGAGGAATTGCGCGGACGCATCGACATCGACAGCCGGGCGGGGGAAGGCACGATCTTCAGCATCTGGCTGCCCCTCACCATGGCCATCATCGACGGGATGATCGTGAAGGTCCGGGGTCAGCGGCTCATTTTCCCGACCCTGTCCATCCTGCGCATCGTACCGCTCCGGCCGGAAGAAACCCGCGCCTTCCTGGAGCGGGGCGAGATGGTCCTGATGCAAGGCGAGTTGATCCCGATATTCAATCTCGCGGAGTACGTGCCCGGGGGCCATACGGGCGCGGGCGAGCGGGCGCTGGCCGTGATCGTGGAATGCGGCGCGCGCAAGGCGGGCCTTCTGGTGGATGAGCTGCTGGGCCAGCAGCAAGTGGTGGTCAAGGGATTGGGAGAATCCCTGAAACACCTGCCGGGCATTTCGGGAGGCGCCATCCTTTCGGATGGCACCGTGGGAATGATCCTGGACGTGGACGGATTGTTGCAAAGCTTGAAGGCCGCACCCGCCGCGGCATAA
- a CDS encoding purine-binding chemotaxis protein CheW → MSDKNNGGTAAASIAKAGKYLTFQMGKEVYGIEILKVQEIIGMMPVTRVPKTPDFVRGVINLRGKVIPVIELRRKFGMETREDTDRTCIVVVQVTGAVGTVTMGLLVDEVSEVLNVGQEQIEAPPSFGAGVDTDFILGMGKVGQKVLMLLDADKVLSSEELVLAAQTKNAEGKGA, encoded by the coding sequence ATGAGCGACAAAAACAACGGGGGAACCGCGGCAGCCTCGATAGCCAAGGCGGGGAAATACCTCACCTTCCAGATGGGAAAAGAAGTCTACGGCATCGAGATCCTCAAGGTGCAGGAAATCATCGGCATGATGCCGGTGACGCGGGTCCCCAAGACCCCGGATTTCGTGCGCGGGGTGATCAACCTGCGGGGCAAGGTGATCCCCGTGATCGAATTGCGCCGCAAGTTCGGCATGGAGACCCGCGAGGATACCGACCGGACCTGCATCGTCGTGGTCCAGGTGACCGGAGCGGTCGGCACGGTCACCATGGGCCTTCTGGTGGACGAGGTTTCCGAAGTCCTTAACGTGGGCCAGGAGCAGATCGAAGCCCCGCCCTCTTTCGGGGCCGGCGTGGACACGGACTTCATCTTGGGGATGGGCAAGGTCGGGCAGAAGGTGCTGATGCTGTTGGACGCCGATAAGGTGCTGTCCAGCGAGGAACTGGTGCTTGCCGCGCAGACAAAGAACGCAGAAGGAAAAGGAGCCTGA
- a CDS encoding beta-xylosidase, whose protein sequence is MRQVPSAFRFKALLRLWAALLPLFPGPVRAQTVTITVDATAAGAPLKEVWSWHGYDEANYTTTQPGLDLLDSVVANSVDPVYIRTHFLLNTGDGSSAQLKWGSTNVYTEANGQPVYDWKLMDGIMDAITGHKAFPYAQISFMPQALSSHPTPYQNSSTTATDGGCFYPPTDYDKWAALVKAWVQHSVDRYPNVEKNWVWELWNEPDISYWHGTAAEYQKLFDYTEQAVHTVLPNAVLSGPEMAGAGNIGPFLQHCATGTNSATGKTGTRLDQISFHAKGGTAMVNGHVEMDLGNQLRLHQTGFKTIAGYPQFKDKPIVIGEADPDPCAACPQSQVPADAYRNVAAYGAYEAAMMKHSLQLADSLGVNLRACLAWAWLFNGFPYFQGYRTLSSNGIHKPVLNVFKMLGKLKGDRIPLASTGALGLAEILKNGVRGNPDIDGMAVKNPGKVMALIWNYHDDIVQVAPANVTVKVTLPAGFPDQVRLTHYRMDTTHSNDYTAWLKMGSPQSPTASQLSQLKSAMTLETLAAPALVAAVNGVVTQTFDLPRHGVSLLVLEDPSVAGIGKKGPARNDGQDGAMLLRSHGTERIRITEPGPHVVSLFDTQGRLIAQYRGTGPKTYSLKSLGNARLSFIRVTTARGEKILNDLVH, encoded by the coding sequence ATGCGCCAAGTCCCGTCGGCCTTCCGCTTCAAAGCCTTGCTTCGACTATGGGCGGCGCTGCTTCCGCTTTTTCCCGGTCCCGTCCGGGCCCAAACCGTTACCATCACGGTCGATGCGACCGCCGCCGGCGCGCCGCTCAAAGAGGTCTGGTCGTGGCACGGCTACGACGAAGCCAACTATACCACCACCCAACCCGGGTTGGATCTCCTGGATAGCGTGGTCGCCAACAGCGTCGATCCCGTGTACATCCGCACCCACTTCCTGCTCAATACCGGGGATGGATCCTCGGCGCAGCTCAAATGGGGATCCACCAACGTTTATACCGAGGCCAACGGCCAACCGGTATACGATTGGAAACTGATGGATGGGATCATGGATGCCATCACCGGGCACAAGGCCTTTCCCTACGCGCAGATCTCCTTCATGCCGCAGGCCCTTTCCTCCCATCCCACGCCTTACCAGAACAGTTCCACCACCGCCACCGACGGAGGCTGCTTCTATCCCCCCACCGATTACGACAAATGGGCCGCGCTCGTGAAAGCCTGGGTCCAGCACAGCGTCGATCGGTATCCGAACGTGGAAAAGAATTGGGTCTGGGAACTCTGGAACGAACCCGATATCTCCTATTGGCACGGCACCGCGGCGGAATACCAGAAGCTTTTCGACTATACCGAGCAGGCCGTGCACACGGTTCTGCCCAATGCCGTGCTGAGCGGCCCGGAAATGGCAGGCGCGGGGAACATCGGCCCGTTCCTCCAGCATTGCGCCACGGGAACGAATTCCGCGACCGGCAAAACCGGAACGCGCTTGGACCAGATCAGCTTTCATGCCAAGGGCGGGACGGCCATGGTGAACGGTCACGTGGAGATGGATCTCGGCAACCAATTGCGCCTGCATCAGACGGGCTTCAAGACCATAGCGGGCTATCCCCAATTCAAGGACAAGCCCATCGTCATCGGGGAAGCCGATCCGGATCCTTGCGCCGCCTGCCCGCAATCCCAGGTCCCCGCCGACGCTTATCGAAATGTCGCCGCCTACGGGGCCTATGAAGCCGCCATGATGAAGCACTCCCTGCAATTGGCCGACAGCCTGGGCGTGAACCTGCGGGCTTGCCTGGCCTGGGCTTGGCTGTTCAACGGCTTCCCGTATTTCCAGGGCTACCGCACCTTGTCGAGCAACGGCATCCATAAGCCGGTCCTCAACGTGTTCAAGATGCTGGGCAAGTTGAAAGGCGATCGCATCCCCTTGGCCAGTACCGGTGCCTTGGGACTCGCCGAGATCCTGAAGAACGGCGTGCGCGGCAATCCCGACATCGACGGCATGGCCGTGAAGAACCCGGGCAAGGTCATGGCCCTGATCTGGAATTACCACGATGACATCGTCCAGGTCGCGCCGGCCAACGTGACCGTCAAGGTGACCCTGCCCGCCGGTTTCCCCGACCAGGTGCGCCTAACCCATTACCGCATGGACACCACCCACAGCAACGACTATACCGCCTGGTTGAAAATGGGCAGCCCGCAATCCCCGACCGCCTCGCAACTCTCCCAATTGAAGTCCGCGATGACGCTGGAGACCCTGGCCGCGCCGGCCCTGGTGGCCGCGGTGAACGGCGTCGTTACCCAAACCTTCGACCTGCCCCGTCACGGCGTATCCTTGCTCGTTCTCGAGGATCCCAGCGTCGCCGGGATCGGGAAAAAGGGCCCAGCGCGAAACGATGGACAGGACGGCGCGATGCTGCTGCGAAGCCATGGAACGGAGCGGATACGGATCACGGAGCCGGGCCCGCACGTCGTCAGCCTATTCGACACGCAAGGCCGGCTTATCGCGCAATACCGTGGGACAGGCCCAAAAACCTATTCCCTGAAAAGCCTCGGCAACGCCCGCTTGAGCTTCATCCGCGTCACAACCGCGCGCGGGGAAAAAATACTGAACGATCTGGTACACTGA
- a CDS encoding ABC transporter ATP-binding protein: MRILLPYLRAHWRLVVLALCLTTVNQVFSLLDPLIFRHIIDDYATRFAGMTTSAFFRGVGLLLSASIGVAFVSRVAKNFQDFYVNVITQKVGARIYADGLAHSLELPYGVFEDQRSGETLGKLQKARADLEKLISVSVNVVLTSIIGVIFVTVYSVHVHWAVAPAFFATVPILAFMSSGMGKRLKRISADILKQTTALAGSTTESLRNIELIKSLGLAGQEIRRLNGTTAKILALELKKVKYIRSLMFVQGTLVNALRTSILGLMLYLIFARQITVGQFFSLWIYSFFIFGPLQELGSVMNAYRESQASLNNFSAILATPKEPRPAHPVKPGPIRELEFAGVGFRHATATTYALDDVSFRARAGETVAFVGPSGAGKTTLVKLLVGLYPPGQGRILYNGHDAATVDLDDLRSRIGLVTQDTQLFSGTIRENLLFVNPDANDAECLDALNKAACQGLLARADKGLGTVIGEGGVKVSGGERQRLSIARALLRKPSLLVFDEATSSLDSLTEEEISATIRAVSRGRDLITILIAHRLSTVLHADRIFVLERGKVAEAGRHAELVEAKGLYYAMWRQQIGEGNQVPSLRAKAAAAA; the protein is encoded by the coding sequence ATGCGGATCTTGCTTCCCTACCTGCGCGCCCATTGGCGCTTAGTGGTGCTGGCCCTTTGCCTGACCACGGTCAACCAGGTCTTTTCCCTGCTGGACCCCCTCATCTTCAGGCATATCATCGACGATTACGCCACGCGCTTCGCCGGCATGACCACCTCCGCCTTCTTCCGGGGCGTGGGGCTTTTGCTCTCGGCCTCCATCGGGGTGGCTTTCGTCTCGCGGGTGGCCAAGAATTTCCAGGACTTCTACGTCAACGTCATCACCCAGAAGGTGGGCGCCCGCATCTACGCCGACGGCCTCGCGCATTCCCTGGAACTGCCCTATGGGGTATTCGAGGACCAGCGCAGCGGGGAGACCCTGGGCAAATTGCAGAAGGCCCGCGCCGATCTGGAAAAGCTGATCAGCGTTTCGGTCAACGTAGTGCTCACCTCCATCATCGGGGTGATTTTCGTGACCGTCTATTCGGTCCACGTCCATTGGGCCGTCGCGCCCGCCTTCTTCGCCACCGTCCCCATCCTGGCCTTCATGAGTTCGGGGATGGGCAAGCGGCTTAAGCGCATCTCCGCCGACATCCTCAAGCAGACCACGGCGTTGGCGGGTTCGACCACGGAATCCTTGCGGAACATCGAGTTGATCAAAAGCCTGGGGTTGGCGGGGCAGGAGATCCGCCGCCTGAACGGGACCACGGCCAAGATCCTGGCCCTAGAGCTCAAGAAGGTGAAGTACATCCGCTCCCTCATGTTCGTACAAGGAACCTTGGTGAACGCCTTGCGGACCTCCATCCTGGGGCTGATGCTGTATCTCATTTTCGCGCGGCAAATCACGGTCGGGCAATTCTTCTCGCTGTGGATCTATTCCTTCTTCATCTTCGGCCCCTTGCAGGAACTGGGCTCGGTGATGAACGCCTACCGGGAATCCCAGGCCTCGTTGAACAACTTCTCGGCAATCCTGGCCACGCCCAAGGAACCGCGGCCCGCGCATCCCGTCAAGCCGGGTCCCATACGCGAATTGGAATTCGCCGGCGTCGGCTTCCGGCACGCCACGGCCACGACCTACGCCTTGGACGACGTGTCGTTCCGGGCTCGGGCGGGGGAGACCGTGGCGTTCGTAGGGCCGTCCGGCGCGGGCAAAACCACCTTGGTCAAGCTTTTGGTGGGCCTTTACCCCCCGGGCCAAGGCCGGATCCTCTACAATGGCCACGATGCCGCCACGGTGGACCTGGACGATTTGCGATCCCGCATCGGCCTGGTCACCCAGGACACGCAATTGTTCTCGGGAACCATCCGGGAGAACCTCCTTTTCGTGAACCCGGACGCGAACGATGCGGAATGCTTGGATGCCTTGAACAAGGCCGCCTGCCAGGGCCTTCTGGCGCGGGCCGACAAGGGGCTGGGCACCGTAATCGGCGAAGGCGGGGTGAAGGTGAGCGGGGGCGAAAGGCAAAGGTTGTCCATCGCCCGGGCGCTGCTCAGGAAACCAAGTTTACTGGTATTTGACGAGGCCACTTCCTCCCTCGATTCCCTGACCGAAGAGGAAATCAGCGCCACCATCCGTGCCGTCTCGCGGGGGCGCGATTTGATCACCATACTTATTGCCCATCGGCTTTCCACCGTGCTGCATGCCGATCGCATCTTCGTGTTGGAGCGGGGCAAGGTCGCCGAAGCCGGCCGGCATGCCGAACTGGTGGAGGCCAAGGGACTTTACTACGCCATGTGGCGGCAGCAAATCGGCGAGGGGAATCAAGTACCCTCCCTTAGGGCAAAGGCGGCGGCGGCGGCCTGA
- a CDS encoding methyl-accepting chemotaxis protein, with product MIFLSFGAFSYSLFSTTKVNGPYYKRIVQGKDLIADILPPPEYLVEAYLVAFQLSTEENPEAARALIERGKGLRSDFEDRRAFWNGDLEPGSLKATLVEKSYGLGMDFLRIRDEQFIPAVLRKDRAEAARLLQGPLKASYDAHRAAILEIVDMATERNKSDETLAGAKISRGALLLSLLGLGGVALVLSGSLFLGRSITAALNRVISGLTSGSDEVASASNQVSQSSQQMAQGAGEQASSLEETSASLVEMSSMTKQNSENSRQANAMAIEARKSVEKSREAMTRMGDAINKIKGSSDQTAKIIKTIDEIAFQTNLLALNAAVEAARAGDAGKGFAVVAEEVRNLAQRSAEAAKNTAALIEESQQNADNGVAVSSEVGNMLSQIVESVQKLAQLIGEVSAASDEQSKGIEQIGTAVTQMDKLTQSNAANAEESASASEELAAQAKELGDMLQVLIGIVKGGGTRVAASPNAGKVVSRPRGDWAPVARGKGNAMRPRQVIPMDYADLKEV from the coding sequence TTGATTTTCCTTTCCTTCGGGGCCTTCAGTTACAGCCTGTTCAGTACCACCAAGGTAAATGGTCCTTATTACAAACGTATCGTGCAAGGAAAGGACCTGATCGCCGATATCCTGCCTCCGCCGGAATACCTGGTGGAGGCCTACCTGGTCGCCTTCCAGCTTTCCACCGAGGAGAATCCCGAAGCGGCGCGGGCGCTGATCGAGAGAGGCAAGGGCCTGCGCTCCGATTTCGAGGACAGGCGCGCTTTCTGGAACGGCGATCTGGAGCCGGGCAGCCTGAAAGCGACCCTGGTCGAGAAGTCTTACGGGCTCGGAATGGATTTCCTCCGGATCCGGGACGAACAATTCATCCCCGCGGTCCTAAGGAAAGACCGGGCCGAGGCCGCCCGTCTGCTGCAAGGCCCCCTCAAGGCATCTTATGATGCGCATCGGGCCGCGATCCTGGAAATCGTCGACATGGCCACCGAGCGCAACAAGAGCGACGAAACCCTGGCCGGGGCCAAGATCAGCCGAGGAGCTCTTCTGCTTTCCCTGCTGGGACTGGGGGGCGTGGCCCTTGTGCTTTCGGGTAGCCTCTTCTTGGGCCGTTCCATTACGGCTGCGCTAAACCGGGTCATTTCCGGTTTAACCTCGGGCAGCGATGAGGTTGCTTCGGCGTCCAACCAGGTGAGCCAATCCAGCCAGCAAATGGCCCAAGGCGCCGGCGAACAGGCCTCCTCCCTGGAAGAGACCTCCGCTTCCTTGGTGGAGATGTCCTCCATGACCAAGCAGAACAGCGAGAATTCCCGCCAGGCTAACGCCATGGCCATAGAGGCCCGGAAGTCGGTGGAAAAGAGCCGGGAAGCCATGACGCGCATGGGCGACGCCATCAACAAGATCAAGGGCTCCTCCGATCAGACCGCGAAGATCATCAAGACCATCGACGAGATCGCCTTCCAGACCAATCTATTGGCCTTGAACGCGGCGGTGGAAGCGGCGCGGGCCGGCGACGCGGGCAAGGGCTTCGCGGTGGTGGCCGAAGAAGTCCGTAATCTGGCGCAGCGCAGCGCCGAAGCGGCCAAGAATACCGCCGCCCTAATCGAGGAGAGCCAGCAGAACGCCGACAACGGCGTGGCGGTTTCCAGCGAGGTGGGGAACATGCTCTCCCAGATCGTGGAGAGCGTGCAGAAATTGGCCCAGCTCATCGGCGAAGTCTCGGCGGCGAGCGATGAGCAAAGCAAGGGCATCGAGCAAATCGGCACGGCGGTGACGCAGATGGATAAGCTGACCCAATCGAATGCGGCCAACGCGGAAGAGTCGGCCAGCGCCAGCGAGGAATTGGCCGCCCAGGCCAAGGAACTGGGCGACATGTTACAGGTGTTGATTGGGATCGTGAAAGGCGGGGGCACGCGGGTTGCCGCATCCCCAAATGCCGGGAAAGTCGTTTCCAGGCCCCGCGGCGACTGGGCGCCGGTCGCGCGCGGCAAGGGAAATGCGATGAGGCCGAGACAA
- a CDS encoding glycoside hydrolase family 5 protein — translation MNLSNRIAASLILAAAFATGTARAQSFVAQHGALKVQGNKIVDAQGQMVTLRGMALYWSQWKPAFYNAQCIKWLRDDWKVTVVRATMAVTDGGYLTAPDAEMAKIRTVVQAAIDLGIYIIVDFHETKNGNDHLDASKKFFGDLSKEFGKVPNIIYETWNEPDNTMAWATAIKPYHEAVIPVIRANSDNIILCGTRNWDQSVDEAAANPITSSTNIAYTLHFYAADHKDPLRNTAQAALGKGIALMVTEGGLSQASGDGTIDTAQGRLWAEFMDKNGIAWTNWSLADLKESSGALKVGSSPTGGWTQSQMNPSGLWVYNRLRSVAATVSLAPPTRKLAGYPSRLAALEARCDASGRLTLAPANGIGPEFRRAAGVYFAPLLP, via the coding sequence ATGAACTTAAGTAATCGCATCGCCGCTTCTTTAATCCTGGCGGCCGCATTCGCGACGGGCACCGCGAGGGCCCAATCCTTCGTGGCCCAACACGGGGCCTTGAAGGTCCAAGGCAATAAGATCGTCGACGCCCAGGGGCAGATGGTCACCTTGCGGGGCATGGCCCTGTACTGGAGCCAATGGAAACCCGCCTTCTACAACGCGCAATGCATCAAATGGCTCAGGGACGATTGGAAAGTCACCGTCGTACGCGCCACCATGGCCGTGACCGACGGCGGCTACCTGACCGCCCCCGACGCGGAGATGGCGAAGATCCGCACCGTCGTGCAAGCCGCCATCGATCTGGGCATCTACATCATCGTCGATTTCCACGAGACCAAGAACGGCAACGATCATCTGGACGCGTCCAAGAAATTCTTCGGGGATCTGAGCAAGGAATTCGGCAAGGTCCCCAATATCATCTACGAGACGTGGAACGAGCCGGACAATACCATGGCCTGGGCCACCGCCATCAAGCCCTACCACGAGGCGGTCATCCCCGTCATCCGCGCCAATTCGGATAACATCATCCTGTGCGGCACGCGCAATTGGGACCAGAGCGTGGACGAGGCCGCCGCGAACCCCATTACCTCCTCCACCAACATCGCCTATACCCTGCATTTCTACGCGGCCGATCATAAGGATCCGCTGCGCAACACCGCCCAGGCCGCGCTCGGCAAGGGGATCGCCCTGATGGTGACCGAAGGCGGCCTGAGCCAAGCGAGCGGGGACGGCACCATCGATACGGCGCAGGGCCGGCTCTGGGCGGAATTCATGGACAAGAACGGGATCGCCTGGACGAACTGGTCCCTGGCGGATCTGAAGGAGAGTTCGGGCGCCCTCAAGGTCGGCTCGTCCCCGACCGGGGGTTGGACACAGTCGCAGATGAACCCTTCCGGGTTGTGGGTATACAACCGCCTGCGTTCGGTCGCTGCCACCGTTTCCCTGGCGCCTCCGACCAGGAAACTTGCGGGTTACCCCTCCCGCCTGGCCGCCTTGGAAGCCCGTTGCGACGCGAGTGGGCGATTGACCCTGGCCCCCGCGAATGGCATAGGCCCGGAATTCCGGCGGGCGGCGGGCGTCTATTTCGCCCCGCTGCTTCCCTGA